In Tripterygium wilfordii isolate XIE 37 chromosome 15, ASM1340144v1, whole genome shotgun sequence, one DNA window encodes the following:
- the LOC120017242 gene encoding protein TRIGALACTOSYLDIACYLGLYCEROL 1, chloroplastic-like, which produces MQAFCHLHPLSSLSNRRVCIKPDGCNKLKPLGSSQIGFTSGAENIKLISALQNHRLCVIPNTNDGRPSVTLIEEDVKGNHTPSLETETFFSRWSPPRYLWRGLSTLIMAGQVILRVLKGKIHWRNTLQQLERVGPKSVAVCLLTSAFVGMAFTIQFVREFTRLGLNRSVGGVLALAFSRELSPVITSIVVAGRIGSAFAAELGTMQVSEQTDTLRVLGADPVDYLVTPRVIATCVALPFLTLMCFTVGLASSALLADGVYGVSINIIMDSAMKALKSWDIINSMIKSGVFGAIISIVSCAWGVTTMGGAKGVGESTTSAVVISLVGIFIADFALSYFFFQSAGDQLKNCM; this is translated from the exons ATGCAAGCTTTTTGCCATCTTCATCCACTCTCTTCCTTATCCAATAG AAGAGTTTGTATTAAACCTGATGGATGCAATAAATTAAAACCATTGGGTTCGAGTCAGATTGGCTTCACTTCTGGAGCTGAGAATATTAAACTCATATCAGCTTTGCAAAATCATAGATTGTGTGTAATCCCCAATACTAATGATGGGCGTCCATCTGTGACCTTGATAGAAGAAGATGTCAAGGGGAATCACACCCCCAGTTTGGAAACAGAAACATTTTTTAGCAGATGGTCACCTCCTCGGTATTTATGGAGGGGACTATCTACTCTTATTATGGCAGGACAGGTGATCCTCAGGGTCCTAAAGGGGAAGATACACTGGAGGAACACTCTTCAGCAGCTTGAGAGAGTTGGGCCTAAATCAGTGGCGGTTTGTCTTTTGACCTCAGCATTTGTTGGCATGGCCTTTACAATCCAATTTGTTAGAGAATTTACCCGACTAGGGCTGAACAGATCTGTTGGTGGAGTATTGGCTCTTGCTTTCTCGAGGGAATTGAGTCCTGTGATTACATCGATTGTGGTTGCAGGACGAATTGGGAGTGCATTTGCTGCAGAGTTGGGAACAATGCAGGTTTCCGAACAAACGGACACTTTGAGAGTTCTTGGGGCGGACCCTGTTGATTACCTTGTAACACCAAGGGTTATTGCTACCTGTGTGGCTCTACCTTTTCTAACTCTCATGTGTTTCACAGTTGGATTGGCATCCAGTGCCCTACTGGCTGATGGCGTATATGGGGTTAGCATTAATATTATTATGGATTCTGCAATGAAAGCACTTAAATCCTGGGATATAATCAATTCAATGATCAAGTCAGGTGTTTTTGGTGCGATCATATCGATTGTGAGCTGTGCTTGGGGAGTTACTACCATGGGAGGTGCTAAAGGTGTTGGGGAGTCAACAACTTCCGCCGTTGTTATCTCCCTTGTTGGAATCTTTATTGCTGATTTTGCTCTGTCTTATTTCTTCTTCCAGTCAGCTGGAGATCAACTGAAGAATTGCATGTAA